The segment CGACTGCTATGCCTGCCTGAGCCGTCTGCACGAGCTCTACACCCCGGTCTCCGGCGAGTTTGACGACTACATCGCCCGGCCCAAGCCCAATGGCTACCAGAGCCTGCACACCGTGGTGATCGGCCCCGACGGCCGGACCATGGAGGTGCAGATCCGCACCCGCGCCATGCACGAGCATGCCGAGCACGGCGTGGCCGCGCACTGGGCCTACAAGGAAGCGGGTGCGCGCGGCTATGCCGGCGTGGTCGCCGCGGGCGATTTCGAGGAGCAGGTGGCCGCGGCCCGCAAGGCCGTGCTGCGCCAGCTGCTGGCCTGGGAGCGCGAGTTCGTGGAGCATGGCGGGGAGGGCGGGAGCGAAAGCGCCGTCTTCGATGACCGCATCTATGTCTTCACCCCGCAGGCCACGGTGGTGGAGCTGTGCAAGGACGCCACGCCCATCGACTTCGCCTATACCGTGCACACCGATCTGGGCCACCGCTGCCGCGGCGCCAAGGTGGACGGCCAGATGGTGCCGCTCAACACCCGGCTCCAGAACGGCCAGACCGTGGAGGTGATCGCGCTCAAGGAGGGCGGCCCCTCGCTGGACTGGATCAACGCCGAGCTGGGCTATCTGCAGAGCCAGCGGGCGCGTGCCAAGGTGCGCGCCTGGTTCAATGCCCAGGTGCAGGCCCAGACCATTGCCAAGGGCCGCGAGCTGGTGGAGAAGCTGCTGCAGCGCGAAGGCAAGACGGCCACCAAGCTGGAGGACCTGGCCGCGCGCCTGGGCTTCAAGAGCGCGGACGCGCTCTTCGAGGTGGTGGGCAAGGACGAGTATTCGCTGCGCAATATCGAGACCCTGCTGCGCCCGCCCGTGCCCGAGGCCGACGAGGACGAGCTGTTGGCCCAGCGCCGCACCCGCAGCGCTGCCGCCAGCACGGCCGGCACCCGCGGCGGGGTGCTGGTGGTGGGGGTGGACTCCCTGCTCACCAGCCTGGCGCGTTGCTGCCGCCCCGCGCCGCCCGACGCCATCGGTGGCTATGTGACCCGCGGCAAGGGTGTGGCCATCCACCGTGTGGACTGCAGCAATTTCCGCGAGATGGTGCGCAGCGCGCCGGAACGCGTGATCGCCGTGGCCTGGGGCGAGAGCCCGGAGAAGGGCGCCGTCTATCCGGTGGACGTGGTGGTGGAGAGCAATGACCGCCAGGGCCTGCTGCGCGACATCCTGGAAGTCTTCGCCAAGGAAAAGATGAACGTCACGGCGGTGAACACCCAGTCGCACAAGGCCGGCCACAAGGCTGCGCCGCGCCTGGCCAAGGGCGACACGGCCTGGATGAGCTTCACCGTGGAAGTCAGTGATTCGGCCCGCCTGGCCCAGGTCTTGCGCAGTCTGGCCCAGATCAACGGCGTGCGGGGCGCGCGGCGCCGCTAGCAGCTTCGCGTGAAAATCTGCCGAGAGGGAACAGCCAGTTTTGAGCCGGCCGAAATTCGCGCTATACTAGCGAGCTCTTCAGGCGCGTAGCTCAGTTGGTTAGAGCACCACCTTGACATGGTGGGGGTCGTTGGTTCGAATCCAATCGCGCCTACCAGATCTGCTGAACAAGGTTCGCGGGTTTGGACAGCTTTGAAGAGCAGCTGCACTGGACGAAACGCGCAAGCGCTTCGGCAGCACCAAGAATTCCAGGCGCGTAGCTCAGTTGGTTAGAGCACCACCTTGACATGGTGGGGGTCGTTGGTTCGAATCCAATCGCGCCTACCAAATACGGTAGACACCCATACCTCAGCAAAGCCCGGCGGCCTTCGCCCCGGGCTTTTTGCTTTGTGCGCTCGCAAGGTCGGTGTAGGGCTGCGCAGCTGGTACGCTATGGCCCGGCTGCGCGTCGAGCGTTTCGGACGTAAGCGGGACGGCCCCCCGGGGGAAGCACCAGGCGCGGCGCGGGCCACCCTCTCTCGGGCTGCACGAGCTGTGCGGGCGGAATCGGCGCCTGCCCATCGGTGAAGACGCGCATGCGGCAAGCCGGGCGCTGCGGGAACAATGCGCGGTCTTCGCCATTTCGCCGCTGCTGCCCCTTGCCGATGCTCAAGCCCATTCGCCATGCTCTTGCTGCGCTGTCGCTGACGGCCCTGGGCCTGGCGCCGGCCGCGGCGGCGGACGGCCCCTCGCTGGCGCGCATCAAGGCCACGGGCGTGGTGGTGATCGGCTACCGGCCGGCCTCGCTGCCCTTTTCCTATCTGGACGGCAAGCTCAAGCCCATCGGCTATTCCATCGAGCTCTGCGACCGCGTGATCGCGGCGCTGAAAGTGCGGCTCAAGCTGCCCGAGCTGGAGACCAAGCGCATCGCCGTGGGCTCGGCCACCCGCATGCCCCTGGTGGCCAATGGCACGCTGGACATGGAGTGCGGCATCACCACCAATACCGCCGAGCGCGCACGCAGCCAGTCCTTCTCCATCACCACCTTCGTGACCGAGACCAAGCTGATGTCGCGGCGCACGGACGGCTTCCAGACCTTCTCGGACCTGCGTGGCAAGCCGGTGGCTTCCACTATCGGTACGACCAGCATCCAGCATCTGCATGCGGTGAACGAGCAGCAGGACCTGGGCATACGCATCATCGCGGGCCTGGACGATCCCGAGGCCTTCCACCTGCTGCAGATCGGGCGCGCGCGCGCCTTCATGATGGACGATGTGCTCCTGCGCAGCCTGCTGGCCCAGGTGCCCGGCGGCGAGGACTTCGTGGTCTCGGACCGCGCGCTGACGGTGGAACCCTATGGCATCGGCCTCAACCGCGAGGACCCCGATTTCAAGCGCATGGTGGACGAGGTGTTGGCCGGTCTGTACCGCAGCGGAGAGATCCATCAGATCTACAAGCGCTGGTTCGAGTCGCCCATCCCGCCCAAGGGCATCAATCTGCGCATGCCCATGAGCGAGGCCTTCAAGCGCGTGATCGCCAACCCGACCGACACGCCCGATCCGGCCTTCTACCGCTGAGCTTCAGCGGAAGCTGTCGATGTCGATGGCGTGGCGGTGCAGCTTGTCGTAGAGCGTCTTCTTGGCGATGCCCAGCAGCTCCATGGCTGCGGGCACCTTGCCCTGGGTGCGGCGCAGAGCCTGCTCGATCAGGGCCTTCTCCACCACATCCATCTGGCGGGCCAGGTTCAGCGGCGGCACATCCCGCAGCAGGGCGCTGCTGTCCAGATTGTCCAGGGCCAGCACAAAGCGGTCGGCCGCGTTGCGGATCTCGCGCACATTGCCCGGCCAGTCATGCGCCATCAGCTCGCGCAGGCCCTCGGGGCTGAGCTCGGGCGCCGCGCGCTCATAGCGGGCGCAGGCCTGGGTCACGAAATGCTGGAAGAGCAGGGGGATGTCCTCGCGCCGCTCGCGCAGCGGCGGGATGCGCAGGGTGGCCACATTGAGCCGGTAGTAGAGGTCGCTGCGGAACTTGCCCTGCTCGCCCAGCTCGCGCAGATCGGCCTTGCTCGCGGCCACGAAGCGCACATTGATGGGCAGCTCCTCGTTGGAGCCCAGGCGCTCCAGACGCCGCTCCTGCAGCACGCGCAGGAATTTGGCCTGCAAGTCGAAAGGCATGGAGCCGATCTCGTCCAGCAGGATCGTGCCGCCGCGGCCATGCTCGAACTTGCCGTAGCGGCGCTTGGCGGCCGAGGTGAAGGAGCCCTGCTCATGGCCGAAGAGCTCGCTCTCGAACAGGGCCTCGGGCAGGCCGCCGCAGTTGATGGCCACGAAGTTGCGGTCGCGCCGCGCGCTCTGGTCGTGCAGGCAGCGCGCCACCAGCTCCTTGCCGGTGCCGGTCTCGCCCAGGATCATCACATCGGCCGAGGTGCCGGCCAGGTTCAGGATCTGGCGCCGCAGCTGCTGCATGGCGGGCGAGTTGCCCAGCAGGGCGGCCTCGATGCCGTTGGCGCGCTGCAGCTGGGCGCGCAGCTCCTCGGCGGCGCAGCGCAGCAGGCGGGTGTCGAGTGCGCGCTTGGCCGTGTCGATCAGGCGCTCGGGCGCGAAGGGCTTCTCGATGAAGTCGTAGGCGCCATCGCGCATGGCCTGCACAGCCATGGCCACATCGCCGTGCGCCGTGATCAGGATCACCGGAATGGCGGCGTCCACCGACTGCACATGGGCCTGCAGCGCGCGGCCGTCCATGCCGGGCAGGCGCACATCGGTGATCACGATGATCTGTGCACCGGCGCTGATATGCGGCAGGGCCTCCTCGGCCGAGCGGCAGGGTATGACACTCAGGCCGGCCAGCTCCAGGGTCTGGGTCAGGCTGACGCGTACCGGCAGATCGTCTTCCACGAAGACGATGCTGTATCCCTCAAACATGCTGTGTTGCTTCCTCTACGGCATCCCAGGTCACGACGGCCAGGTCGAATTCGAAGACCATGCCCTGGGTCTGTGGCACGGCGCGCAGCGTACCGCCGAACTCGTGCACGATTTTCGATGAGATCACCAGGCCCAGGCCCAGGCCTTCGCCGGCCGGCTTGGTGGTGAAGAAGGGTTCGAAGAGGCGGGCGAGCTGGCTGTCTTTCAGGCCGCTGCCGCTGTCGCTCACGCGCACCAGCACCCGCTCCTGCCCCTGGGGCAGGGCGCCGATGCTGAGTACGCGCACCGGCTCGCCCTTCATGGCGTCCAGCGCATTGCCCACCAGATTCACCAGCACCTGCTGCAGGCGGTTGGCCTCGCAGTGCACGCGCAGGCCGGCCGCCACCTCCAGCTGCAGGTCAACGTCTTCCTCGCGCAGCCGGTGCTGCACCAGCAGCAGGGCCGCGTGCACCGAGTCGAGCAGGGAGACGGGGGCCGTGATCAGCTCGTTGCGGCGCGCAAAGCTCTTGAGCTGGCGCGTGATCTGGCCCATGCGCTCCACCATCTCGTCCATGATGCGCAGGTTCTCCGCCACGGCCTGGTGGCGCCCGCCCTCCAGCAGCAGCTGGGAGTTGCGGGCCAGGGCGCGCAGGGCCGTGAGCGGCTGGTTCACCTCGTGCGAGATGCCGGCCGACATCTGGCCCAGCACCGCCAGCTTGCCGGCCTGCACCAGCTCGTCTTCGGCCTGCAGGCGCTGGGCGATCTGACGCTTGAGCTCGGCATTGGCATTGAGCAGCTCGGCGGTGCGCATGTCCACCACCCGCTCCAGCTGGCCGTGGGCCTGCTGCAGCTCGGCCTTGGCCTGGAAGAGCTGGCGCAGGGCGCGCCGCCGCGAGGCCAGGTAGAGGGCCAGCAGGCCCAGGCAGGCGCCGAAGGCCGCGCCGCTCCAGCCGGCATTGCGGGCCTGGCGCCAGACCTCGGTGGGGTCGGAGAGTGCCACCATGCGCAGGCCCAGGGGCACCATGGGGCGCTCCTGGGCCAGCAGCAGGGGGCCTTCGATCAGGCGCGGCTTGTCCTCCAGCGGCGGCACCCGCACCAGGCTGGCCGTGGCGCCCGAGAGCAGGCGCTGGGCCACGCCCACGCTGGTGAAGGGCGAACTGGGGTAGCGCCCGCTGGCGCGCAGGGCCTGGCGCCGGTCTTCCTCGGCCTGGCCCAGCACGAAGTACTTCCAGTAGGGCACCGAGCTCATGATGATCACATCCTGCTCGTCGGCCACCAGCAGTCGCTCGCCCTGGGTGCGCAGACCCAGGTCCACCCAGGTGGCCTCCAGCGGCGCCAGGCTCAGGCGCACCACGATGACACCCAGCAGGCGCTCCTGCTGGCGCACCGGCTGCAGCAGGTAGAAGTCGGTGCCCTGGCCGCCGGGCTCGGTGGCAAAAAAATGACGCACATCGGCCTCGATGGCCTCGCGCAGGCGCTTGGGCGCCGGGCTGGCGTCGCTGGCGGCCAGCACCCGGGCCTCGCCATCGGCCACCAGGATCTGCATGGTGCCGGCGCGCACATTCACCCGCGCCAGGGTCTGGGTGGCGCGCTGGCGCAGGGTCGGGTCTTGCGGCGCGCGCAGCAGGGCCTGCAGGGACTCGTCGATGGCCAGCAGGCTGGGCAGATAGCTGTGCCGCCCCAGCTCCGCCTCCAGATTCGAGGCGTAGAGCTCCAGCCGCTCATTGGCCAGAGCCTCCAGATGCGAGAGCCCGGCGCCCTGGCTCAGGCGCTGTCCCAGCACCCAGCCCAGCAGCATCAGGGCTGCCGTGGCATAGATGAAGAAGCTGGGACGGGCCAGGCGCCGGGCCAGGCGCTCCCGCAGCAGCAGGAAGGAATCGCGATCGAACATGGGGCGTGGGTGCAATGCCGCGCAGTGTGCCGCAGCGCGGTGGGCCTCGAGTGCGGCCGGACCGGGTTTTTACCCCGAGGCGGAAAACCGCACCGCGATTCCGGGTGTGAGTGCGGATTTCCGCCCTCCCGGGCGGGCCTGCCTGGTGCGTTCGGGTGTCAGTCTGGTGAAACGCGCAGCAAAGCGGGGCCTGGCGGGTCTTGCGCAGGCTCAAACCTCAGTGAATACCCGCGGAAATTCATTTGTGGCATATGGATTGCAGATAGTCCCTCAGCAGGCGGGGTGACCGTCATCAAACTAAAGGGACTCTATGGAGATCTTTTTCCAGCAAATCATCAACGGCCTCGTGCTCGGGAGCATGTATGCCTTGGTGGCCTTGGGGTACACGATGGTGTACGGCATCATCAACCTGATCAATTTCGCGCATGGCGAGATCCTGATGGTCGGGGCCTTGGTGGGATGGACGGTGGTGACGGCGCTGGAGGGCGTGGGGCTGCCGGGCTGGGCCCTGCTGCTGATCGCGCTGGCCTGTGCCATCGTGGTCTGCACGGTGCTGAACTTCACGGTGGAAAAGGTGGCCTACCGGCCGCTGCGCAATGCGCCGCGACTGGCCCCGCTGATCACGGCCATGGGCATGAGCCTGCTGCTGCAGACCCTGGCCATGATCGTCTGGAAGCCCAATCCCAAGCCCTTCCCGCTGCTGCTGCCCACCACGCCCATCGACCTGGGCGGCCCGGTGATCACGGTGACGCAGTGCCTGATCCTGGGCGTGACGGTGATGGTGCTGGCCGGCCTGATCTATCTGGTGAACTACACCAAGCTGGGCCGCGCAATGCGGGCCACCGCCGAAAACCCGCGTGTGGCGGGTCTGATGGGCGTGAAGCCGGACTTCGTGATCTCGGCCACCTTCGTGATCGGTGCGGCCCTGGCCGCGGTGGCCGGCATCATGTGGGCGGCCAACTACGGCACGGTGCAGCACTCCATGGGCTTCCTGCCGGGCCTGAAGGCCTTCACGGCGGCGGTGCTGGGCGGCATCGGCAATCTGGCCGGCGCCATGGTGGGCGGCATCCTGCTGGGCCTGATCGAGGCCATCGGCGCGGGCTATCTGGGTGAGCTGACCGGCGGCGTGCTGGGCAGCCACTACGCCGACATCTTCGCCTTCATCGCGCTGATCCTGGTGCTGACCCTGCGTCCCTCGGGCTTGCTGGGCGAGCGCGTGGCCGACCGCGCCTGATATGAACCACCCCCTGCGCGCTGCGCGCGCCCCCTCGAGGGGGCAACACCAGCAGCCCGGCAAAGCCGGCGCTGCGGTGTTCGCTGGGGAATGCAAATGGCCGCAAGGCCATCGCTGAGGAGTTATCCATGCAAAAGAACAAACTGATCGTGTTCGTGCTGGCGGCCCTGGGCCTGCTGGTGCTGCCGCTGTTTGCGCAGCAGTTCGGCAACGGGCCGGTGCGCATCATCGACCTGGCCCTGCTCTATGTGATGCTGGCCCTGGGACTGAACATCGTGGTGGGCTATGCCGGCCTGCTGGACCTGGGCTATGTGGCCTTCTACGCGGTGGGCGCCTATATGTTCGGCCTGCTGGCCAGCCCGCACCTGCTGGAGAATTTCGAGAACATCGCCGCCGCCTTCCCCGACGGCATGCACTCGCCGCTGTGGCTGGTGATCCCGCTGGGGGCGGCGCTGGCGGGCTTCTTCGGCATGGTGCTGGGCGCGCCCACGCTCAAGCTGCGCGGCGACTACCTGGCCATCGTGACCCTGGGCTTCGGCGAGATCATCCGGGTGTTCCTGAACAATATGGAATACCCGCTGAACATCACCAACGGCCCGCGCGGCATCGGCCAGATCGACGGCATCCACTTCTGGGGCTTCGACCTGGGCAAGAGCCACGAGTTCTTCGGCTACACCTTCCCCTCGGTCACGCTGTACTACTACCTCTTCCTGGCCCTGGTGGTGTTCTCGGTGCTGATCTGCTTCCGCCTGGAAAACAGCCGCATCGGCCGCGCCTGGATGGCCATTCGCGAGGATGAGATCGCCGCCAAGGCCATGGGCATCAACACCCGCAATATGAAGCTGCTGGCCTTCGGCATGGGCGCCACCTTCGGCGGCGTGGCGGGCAGCATGTTCGCCGCCTTCCAGGGCTTTGTGTCCCCCGAGTCCTTCAGCCTGCAGGAGTCCATCATGATCGTGGCCATGGTGGTGCTGGGCGGCATCGGCCACATCCCGGGCGTGATCCTGGGGGCCCTGCTGCTGGCGGCCCTGCCCGAGGTGCTGCGCTATGTGGCCGGCCCGCTGCAGGAGATGACGGGCGGACGCCTGGACTCGGCCATCCTGCGCCAGCTGCTGGTGGCCCTGGCCATGATCACCGTGATGCTGCTGCGCCCCCGCGGGCTGTGGCCGGCGCGCGAGCACGGCAAGGCCGCGCCCGCCAAGCAGGCATGAACCCGGCAAGGTCACAGGAGAACACAACACCATGAGCAGCAATAGCAATAGCGCCGCGACCGTGCTGAGCGTCAAGGGCGTGTCCAAGCGCTTCGGCGGCCTGCAAGCCCTCTCGGACGTGGGCATCGAGATCAAGGCCGGCCAGGTCTACGGCCTGATCGGCCCCAACGGCGCGGGCAAGACCACCTTCTTTAACGTCATCACCGGTCTCTACACCCCGGATGGCGGCAGCTTCGAGCTGGGCGGTGAGCCCTACACCCCGCAGGCCGTGCACCAGGTGGCCAAGGCCGGTATCGCCCGCACCTTCCAGAACATCCGGCTCTTCGCCGAGATGACGGCGCTGGAGAACGTGATGGTGGGCCGCCATGTGCGCACCCAATCGGGTCTGCTGGGCGCCATCTTCCGCAGCCCCGGCTTCAAGCAGGAAGAGGCCGAGATCGCGCAAAGAGCCCAGGAGCTGCTGGACTATGTGGGCATCGGCAAGTACGCCGAGTACAAGGCCCGCACCCTGAGCTATGGCGACCAGCGCCGCCTGGAGATCGCGCGCGCCCTGGCCACCGACCCCAAGCTGATCGCGCTGGACGAGCCGGCCGCGGGCATGAACGCCACCGAGAAGGTGGTGCTGCGCGAGCTGATCGACCGCATCCGCAAGGACGGCCGCACCATCCTCTTGATCGAACACGATGTGAAGCTGGTGATGGGCCTGTGCGACCGGGTCACGGTGCTGGACTACGGCAAGCAGATCGCTGAGGGCACGCCCGCCCAGGTGCAGAGCAATGCCAAGGTGATCGAGGCCTACCTCGGCGCCGGCCAGGCCGCCCACTGAACAGGAAGACATAGCAATGGCAGACAACAAAGAGATCCTGCTCAAGGTCAGCGGGCTGAAAGTGGCCTACGGCGGCATCCAGGCCGTCAAGGGCGTGGACTTCGAGGTGCGCCGCGGCGAGCTGGTCAGCCTGATCGGCGCCAACGGCGCGGGCAAGACCACCACGCTCAAGGCCGTGACCGGCCTGCAGCCGGTGGCCGCCGGCGAGATCCACTTCATGGGCAAGCCGCTCAAGGGCCAGGGCGCCTGGGACCTGGTCAAGCAGGGCCTGGTGATGGTGCCGGAAGGCCGCGGCACCTTCACGCGCATGACCATCACCGAGAACCTCTTGATGGGCGCCTACATCCGCGACGACCAGGCCCAGATCGAGGCCGATATCGAGCGCATCTTCGGCATCTTCCCGCGCCTCAAGGAACGTCAGTCCCAGCGCGGCGGCACCATGTCGGGCGGCGAGCAGCAGATGCTGGCCATCGGCCGCGCGCTGATGGCGCGTCCCAAACTGCTTCTCCTGGACGAGCCCAGCATGGGTCTGTCGCCCATCATGGTGGACAAGATCTTCGAGGTGGTGAACGACATCCACAGCCAGGGCGTGACCGTGCTGCTGGTGGAGCAGAACGCCAGCCGCGCGCTGCAGCTGGCCAACCGCGGCTATGTGATGGAGTCCGGCCTGATCACCATGACCGGCGAGGGCAAGACCCTGCTCAACGACCCCAAGGTGCGTGCAGCCTACCTGGGCGAGTGAGAGCCGAAGCCCCCAAGTTTTCGAGAGAGAGAGCGAGCGGGAATTCCGCCGGCTCGATGAGGGACGAACCCCGCGCGTCCACTCCGCCTTGATGCGGCTCGTCGTTTTGGCACCTACACAAACTGTATCGAGCGACTTTCCATGATGAAACCTGCTTTGAAGACGAGCGTTTCCCTGCTGCTGCTGGCCCTGGGCAGTGGGGCGATGGCGCAGGAACTGGTGGTGAAGATCGGCCATGTGGGCCCGACCAGCGGTGCGATCGCCCACCTGGGCAAGGACAATGAGCTGGGCGCCCGTCTGGCCATCGAGGAGCTGAACGCCAAGGGCGTGAGCATCGGTGGCAAGAAGGCCAAGTTCGAGCTGCTGGCCGAAGACGATGCCGGCGATCCGAAGCAGGGCACGGCCGCCGCTCAGAAGCTGGCCGACGCCAAGGTCAACGGCGTGGTGGGCCACCTGAACTCCGGCACCTCGATCCCGGCCTCCAAGGTCTACAGCGACGCCGGCATTCCCCAGATCAGCCCCTCGGCCACCAACCCCAAATTCACCCGCAACGGCTACAAGACCACCTTCCGCGTGGTGGCCGATGACGTGCACCTGGGTGGCACCCTGGGCAAGTACGCCGTCAGCACCCTCAAGGGCAAGAGCATCGCCGTGATCGACGATCGCACCGCCTACGGTCAGGGCGTGGCCGACGAGTTCGAGAAGGGCGTCAAGGCCTCCGGCGGCAAGGTCGTCGGCCGCGAGTTCACCAATGACAAGGCCACGGACTTCACCGCCATCCTGACCTCCCTGAAGGCCAAGAAGCCCGATGTGGTCTTCTTTGGCGGCATGGACGCGGTGGCCGGCCCCATGCTGCGCCAGATGAAGCAGCTGGGCATCGAAGCCAAGTTCATGGGCGGCGACGGCATCTGCACCGGCGAGCTGCCCAAGCTCTCCGCCGGCACCATGGGCGACAACCAGGTGGTCTGCGCCGAGGCCGGTGGCGTCGAGGGTGAGTCCAAGAAGTCGCTGGAAGAGTTCAAGACCAAGTTCAAGGCCAAGTACAAGGTGGACGTGCAGATCTACGCTCCCTATGTGTACGACGCCGTGAACGTGCTGGTGGCCGCCATGGTCAAGGCCGGTTCCGCCGAGCCGGCCAAATACCTGCCGGTGCTGGCCAAGACCGAGGGCTACAAGGGTGTGACCGGCACCATCGCCTTCGACAACAAGGGCGACATCAAGAACGGCGCCCTGACCCTGTTCACCTACAAGGGCGGCAACCGCGAACAACTGGCCGTGGTGCGCTGAGCCCCAACCCGTTTCGCTGATGTGAAGGAAGGCGGCCTGCGGGCCGCCTTTTTTCTGGCCCGCCGACGCCTGGCGTGGGCGGGAAGCGGCGCTTTCGCACAGGCGCGCTGGCGCCGGGGAAAACCCCTCCGGAATGCAGGGGCACGGCTTCTAGAATCGAAGCCAGTTTTCAGCCGAGTTCGAAGGAGTTTCCATGGCCACTGCCCGCAGCGGCAAGTCCAGCAGCAGCAAGGCCGCGGAGGCCGGCGCCGAGCCTTCCGGCGTGCGCGTGCTCAAGAAATACCCCAACCGCCGCCTCTACGACACCAAGACCAGCAGCTACATCACCCTGGCCGATGTGAAGACCATGGTGCTGGAGGCGCAGGACTTCGAGGTGCGCGATGCCAAGAGCGGCGAGGACCTGACCCGCTCCATCCTGCTGCAGATCATCCTGGAGGAGGAGACGGGCGGCGTGCCCATGTTCTCCACCGCGGCGCTCTCGCAGATCATCCGCTTCTATGGCCATGCCATGCAGGGCGTGATGGGCGCCTACCTCGAGAAGAATATGCAGGCCTTCACCGATCTGCAGAGCCAGTTTGCCGAGCAGAGCAAGGGTCTGGCCTTCAGCCCCGAGGCCTGGACCCAGTTCATGACCGGCCAGGCGCCCGTCATGCAGAACCTGATGGGTGGCTATATGGAGCAGAGCAAGCAGCTGTTCGAGCAGATGCAGGAGCAGATGAAGACGGCCGGCGCCCTGTTCCCCGGCATGCCGGGCATGCCCGGCTTCCCGCCGGCCAAGAAGCCCTGAGCCCGCGGCCACCGCGCCGCGCTGACCCAGCCAAGCCCTCTTCGGAGGGCTTTTTTCACGCTGCCGCTGCGCTGCATTAAAGCCGCGCCATGGTCCGGTCGCCCTTGCCGTAGATGCACAGGCGCCCTGAGGCGCAGGAAGACTGAGATGGCAGAGATCACATACGAGCAGGTGGCGGCGGCCGCCCATGAGCTGCAGGACGATGGCGTGCTCCCGAGCGTGGGTGCCTTGCGCGCGCGGCTGGGGGCGGTCTCGGCCCAGGCCCTGCACCAGCACCTGGGCCGCTGGCGCGCCGCCCAGCGGCCGCCCGAGGCCGCGCCCGACACCGCCTTGCCCCCGGCCCTGGCCTCCGCCCTGGAGGCCTGGGTGCAGGCTCGCGTGGAAGCCGTGGCCCAGGGCCTGCGCAGCGGGCTGGCCGATGCCGAGGCCGATCTGGCCTCCCTGCTGGCCCTGCAGGAAGAGGGCGACGCCGAGCGGCTCTCGCAGGCCGAGCGTCTGGCCGCCCAGGCCGAGGAGCGCGAGCGTGCTCAGGCCCTGCTGGCCGAGCGCGAGGCCGCCATCGAGCGCCTGACCATGGAGCTGCGCCACGCCCGCGACATCGCCTCCGAGGCCCTGGTGGGCAAGGCCAAGGACCAGCTCGCCATCCAGGGCAAGGACGCCCAGATCGCCGAGCTGCGCCGCCAGCTGGAGAACCAGCTGGCCGGCGCGGCCAGCGAGTCC is part of the Shinella sp. XGS7 genome and harbors:
- a CDS encoding branched-chain amino acid ABC transporter permease, translated to MEIFFQQIINGLVLGSMYALVALGYTMVYGIINLINFAHGEILMVGALVGWTVVTALEGVGLPGWALLLIALACAIVVCTVLNFTVEKVAYRPLRNAPRLAPLITAMGMSLLLQTLAMIVWKPNPKPFPLLLPTTPIDLGGPVITVTQCLILGVTVMVLAGLIYLVNYTKLGRAMRATAENPRVAGLMGVKPDFVISATFVIGAALAAVAGIMWAANYGTVQHSMGFLPGLKAFTAAVLGGIGNLAGAMVGGILLGLIEAIGAGYLGELTGGVLGSHYADIFAFIALILVLTLRPSGLLGERVADRA
- a CDS encoding amino acid ABC transporter substrate-binding protein, whose product is MLKPIRHALAALSLTALGLAPAAAADGPSLARIKATGVVVIGYRPASLPFSYLDGKLKPIGYSIELCDRVIAALKVRLKLPELETKRIAVGSATRMPLVANGTLDMECGITTNTAERARSQSFSITTFVTETKLMSRRTDGFQTFSDLRGKPVASTIGTTSIQHLHAVNEQQDLGIRIIAGLDDPEAFHLLQIGRARAFMMDDVLLRSLLAQVPGGEDFVVSDRALTVEPYGIGLNREDPDFKRMVDEVLAGLYRSGEIHQIYKRWFESPIPPKGINLRMPMSEAFKRVIANPTDTPDPAFYR
- a CDS encoding sigma-54 dependent transcriptional regulator translates to MFEGYSIVFVEDDLPVRVSLTQTLELAGLSVIPCRSAEEALPHISAGAQIIVITDVRLPGMDGRALQAHVQSVDAAIPVILITAHGDVAMAVQAMRDGAYDFIEKPFAPERLIDTAKRALDTRLLRCAAEELRAQLQRANGIEAALLGNSPAMQQLRRQILNLAGTSADVMILGETGTGKELVARCLHDQSARRDRNFVAINCGGLPEALFESELFGHEQGSFTSAAKRRYGKFEHGRGGTILLDEIGSMPFDLQAKFLRVLQERRLERLGSNEELPINVRFVAASKADLRELGEQGKFRSDLYYRLNVATLRIPPLRERREDIPLLFQHFVTQACARYERAAPELSPEGLRELMAHDWPGNVREIRNAADRFVLALDNLDSSALLRDVPPLNLARQMDVVEKALIEQALRRTQGKVPAAMELLGIAKKTLYDKLHRHAIDIDSFR
- a CDS encoding bifunctional (p)ppGpp synthetase/guanosine-3',5'-bis(diphosphate) 3'-pyrophosphohydrolase; this translates as MKTGLPTPGEQAAAIVALADKDLQDGGAGQVARARAFAEPLLFGQALDTGEDALAHADGVAAILGGIGAAPAMQAASYLVYAGDYLNKPEEIVAKAFGESYASLVTHTRKLVQIQRAAREGEALLSEGGGKDAAEQRQQQTERVRKMLLAFSRDLRVVLLRLASRLQTLRYFAASKTACPRAIAAESQQVFAPLANRLGIWQIKWELEDLSFRFLKPEAYKELARGLHEKRLEREQHVEAARAALESDLRAHGLQAEVQGRPKHLYSIWKKMQGKSLALDQVFDLRALRVIVPEVADCYACLSRLHELYTPVSGEFDDYIARPKPNGYQSLHTVVIGPDGRTMEVQIRTRAMHEHAEHGVAAHWAYKEAGARGYAGVVAAGDFEEQVAAARKAVLRQLLAWEREFVEHGGEGGSESAVFDDRIYVFTPQATVVELCKDATPIDFAYTVHTDLGHRCRGAKVDGQMVPLNTRLQNGQTVEVIALKEGGPSLDWINAELGYLQSQRARAKVRAWFNAQVQAQTIAKGRELVEKLLQREGKTATKLEDLAARLGFKSADALFEVVGKDEYSLRNIETLLRPPVPEADEDELLAQRRTRSAAASTAGTRGGVLVVGVDSLLTSLARCCRPAPPDAIGGYVTRGKGVAIHRVDCSNFREMVRSAPERVIAVAWGESPEKGAVYPVDVVVESNDRQGLLRDILEVFAKEKMNVTAVNTQSHKAGHKAAPRLAKGDTAWMSFTVEVSDSARLAQVLRSLAQINGVRGARRR
- a CDS encoding ATP-binding protein gives rise to the protein MFDRDSFLLLRERLARRLARPSFFIYATAALMLLGWVLGQRLSQGAGLSHLEALANERLELYASNLEAELGRHSYLPSLLAIDESLQALLRAPQDPTLRQRATQTLARVNVRAGTMQILVADGEARVLAASDASPAPKRLREAIEADVRHFFATEPGGQGTDFYLLQPVRQQERLLGVIVVRLSLAPLEATWVDLGLRTQGERLLVADEQDVIIMSSVPYWKYFVLGQAEEDRRQALRASGRYPSSPFTSVGVAQRLLSGATASLVRVPPLEDKPRLIEGPLLLAQERPMVPLGLRMVALSDPTEVWRQARNAGWSGAAFGACLGLLALYLASRRRALRQLFQAKAELQQAHGQLERVVDMRTAELLNANAELKRQIAQRLQAEDELVQAGKLAVLGQMSAGISHEVNQPLTALRALARNSQLLLEGGRHQAVAENLRIMDEMVERMGQITRQLKSFARRNELITAPVSLLDSVHAALLLVQHRLREEDVDLQLEVAAGLRVHCEANRLQQVLVNLVGNALDAMKGEPVRVLSIGALPQGQERVLVRVSDSGSGLKDSQLARLFEPFFTTKPAGEGLGLGLVISSKIVHEFGGTLRAVPQTQGMVFEFDLAVVTWDAVEEATQHV